One genomic region from Dehalococcoidales bacterium encodes:
- the mscL gene encoding large-conductance mechanosensitive channel protein MscL: protein MIREFKAFIMRGNVVDMAVGIIVGAAFGAIVTSMVNDVIMPPIGLLLGNIDFSDLMLVLKEGATPGPYESLAAAKAAGAVTLNYGAFINTIIIFLIIAFVVFFFIVRPIAKLSAREKAAEPAAPATKACPFCYTTISVNATRCPNCTSELK, encoded by the coding sequence ATGATCAGGGAATTCAAGGCATTCATCATGCGGGGCAATGTGGTAGACATGGCAGTCGGTATTATTGTTGGTGCCGCATTCGGAGCGATTGTAACAAGTATGGTAAACGATGTCATTATGCCTCCGATCGGCCTCTTACTTGGAAACATCGATTTTTCTGATCTGATGCTTGTACTAAAGGAAGGGGCTACACCCGGACCGTATGAATCACTGGCGGCAGCCAAGGCTGCTGGAGCAGTGACTTTAAACTACGGAGCCTTTATTAATACGATTATTATCTTTCTCATAATAGCGTTCGTAGTCTTCTTCTTTATTGTTCGCCCTATAGCCAAATTGTCAGCTCGGGAAAAAGCAGCTGAACCAGCCGCTCCTGCAACTAAAGCTTGCCCTTTCTGCTATACCACCATTTCTGTAAATGCAACTCGTTGCCCGAATTGTACATCAGAGCTCAAGTAA
- the serS gene encoding serine--tRNA ligase: protein MLDLKFIRENPDVVRNAIAARNDSAPIDEILELDERRRSNLARLEELRRERKASSKANGEAAREKGRLIRDQIKNLEDTIREIEFSLNDRLLRVPNIPQPTVPIGKSEDDNIVAKTVGTPRQFDFTPLPHWDIGERLGMIDFEAGTRISGSRFYVLKGMGATLQRALIDFMLDMHIREHGYKETYLPVMVRQEALIGSSNLPKFADNLYRDIEEDFWFIPTAEVALTNLHRDEILSPEVLPLYYVAHTPCFRREKMSAGKDVRGIKRGHQFEKVEMYKFAVPGNSNEELEKMASNAEEICARLEIPYRIKELCTADISFASTRTYDIEMWAPGCNEWLEVSSCSNCGDFQARRANIRYRPEPEAKPEYVHTLNGSGLALPRVLISVIENYQCSDGTIDIPEVLRPYTGISHINQA from the coding sequence ATGCTTGATTTAAAATTTATTCGCGAAAATCCGGATGTGGTACGCAATGCAATTGCCGCTCGTAATGACTCAGCCCCCATCGACGAAATACTTGAACTTGACGAACGGAGGAGAAGCAATCTGGCAAGACTGGAAGAGCTCAGACGGGAACGCAAGGCATCCTCCAAAGCAAACGGAGAAGCTGCCAGGGAAAAAGGCCGCCTGATTCGCGACCAAATTAAAAACCTCGAAGATACAATACGGGAAATTGAATTCAGTCTTAATGACCGCCTCTTAAGGGTACCGAACATCCCGCAGCCCACCGTTCCTATCGGAAAAAGCGAAGATGACAACATAGTTGCAAAAACAGTAGGAACTCCTCGCCAGTTCGATTTTACTCCATTGCCGCACTGGGATATCGGCGAAAGATTGGGCATGATAGACTTTGAAGCCGGGACGCGAATTTCTGGTTCCCGTTTTTACGTTCTTAAAGGCATGGGAGCCACTTTGCAACGGGCGCTGATTGATTTTATGCTGGATATGCACATTCGAGAACATGGCTACAAAGAAACTTATCTGCCAGTTATGGTGCGCCAGGAAGCCCTGATAGGTTCTTCCAATCTTCCCAAGTTCGCCGATAACCTCTACCGTGATATCGAAGAAGATTTCTGGTTTATCCCAACTGCCGAGGTAGCCCTGACAAATCTTCACCGGGATGAAATCCTCTCACCCGAAGTACTGCCGCTATACTATGTAGCTCATACCCCCTGTTTTCGCCGGGAAAAAATGAGCGCCGGAAAAGATGTCCGTGGCATTAAACGCGGTCATCAGTTTGAAAAGGTCGAGATGTACAAATTTGCTGTTCCCGGAAACTCAAATGAAGAACTGGAAAAAATGGCAAGTAATGCGGAAGAGATTTGTGCAAGGCTCGAAATACCCTATCGCATAAAAGAATTGTGCACCGCTGACATCAGCTTTGCTTCAACCCGTACCTACGATATTGAAATGTGGGCGCCTGGCTGCAATGAATGGCTGGAAGTAAGCTCTTGTTCCAACTGCGGAGATTTTCAGGCCAGGAGAGCCAATATACGCTATCGCCCGGAACCCGAAGCCAAACCAGAATATGTTCACACACTCAATGGCTCTGGCTTGGCCCTGCCCAGGGTGCTGATCAGCGTAATAGAAAACTACCAGTGCTCCGACGGCACAATAGATATTCCTGAGGTATTAAGGCCTTATACAGGGATTTCACACATCAACCAGGCTTGA
- the lysS gene encoding lysine--tRNA ligase: MTSRLEHITAQRQEKIERLRSKRINPYPSCFNRTHTSTQAVGLLSAQEADNTEPSQISLSGRIIALRKMGKISFANLLDGVGKIQLLFKSGYLDEESANIFTELDIGDFIGVGGKMFRTRTGEPTLEVSRLELLSKSMEPLPEKWHGLTDVETRYRQRYLDLISNPGVKDVFVTRSKIITSIRRFMDSRGFLEVETPVLHSSAGGAVARPFITYHNSLDRELYLRIALELPLKRLIVGGFDRVYELGRIFRNEGISTRHNPEFTMMESYEAYADYQVVMCMVEELVSSVVKSVTGSYKVPYADTEIDFTPPWRRWDLRQALIEKSGIDFTEYRSKEKLQKILKERDIPFDPMSNWAKMLDNLLGLYVEPHMTQPTFLVDYPIEMSPLAKSKTNDESIVERFEAFTGCMEIANAFSELNDPLEQERRFIQQMEECHGEDEKSAEKIDYDFLKALSYGMPPTGGLGLGIDRLVMLITNQGSIRDVILFPQLKERG, translated from the coding sequence ATGACTTCACGACTCGAGCATATCACTGCCCAAAGACAGGAAAAAATTGAGCGCCTCCGCTCTAAAAGAATAAACCCATATCCTTCATGTTTCAACCGCACGCATACCTCAACCCAGGCTGTTGGTCTGCTTTCAGCACAAGAGGCTGATAACACAGAACCAAGCCAAATATCACTATCCGGACGGATTATCGCTTTAAGGAAAATGGGTAAAATCAGCTTTGCAAATCTGCTGGACGGCGTTGGAAAAATCCAGCTTCTCTTTAAGTCGGGTTATCTGGATGAAGAATCAGCCAATATATTTACAGAGCTTGATATCGGTGACTTTATTGGAGTCGGCGGTAAAATGTTCAGAACCAGAACCGGAGAGCCAACACTCGAAGTGAGCCGCCTGGAACTGCTGAGCAAATCAATGGAACCACTGCCCGAAAAATGGCACGGTCTTACTGACGTTGAAACCAGATACCGCCAACGCTACCTTGACCTTATTTCCAATCCGGGAGTCAAGGATGTTTTCGTCACCCGCTCGAAGATTATCACATCAATAAGAAGATTCATGGATTCCCGGGGGTTTTTAGAAGTAGAGACTCCTGTACTTCACAGCAGCGCCGGTGGAGCAGTAGCCAGGCCGTTTATCACCTACCACAACAGCCTGGACAGGGAACTTTACTTGCGTATTGCACTGGAGCTACCGCTGAAAAGACTGATTGTAGGCGGCTTCGATCGGGTTTATGAACTGGGCAGAATATTCAGAAACGAAGGCATTTCGACCAGACACAATCCTGAGTTTACCATGATGGAAAGCTACGAAGCCTATGCTGATTATCAGGTCGTTATGTGCATGGTAGAGGAATTGGTTTCTTCGGTAGTAAAAAGCGTTACAGGTAGCTATAAAGTACCTTATGCGGATACCGAGATTGATTTCACTCCCCCTTGGCGTCGCTGGGATTTAAGACAAGCACTAATAGAAAAAAGCGGCATTGATTTCACCGAATACCGCAGTAAAGAAAAGCTCCAGAAAATTCTCAAGGAAAGAGATATCCCATTTGATCCAATGAGTAACTGGGCAAAGATGTTAGACAATCTGTTGGGCTTATATGTTGAGCCACATATGACCCAGCCAACCTTCCTGGTTGATTACCCAATCGAAATGTCCCCGCTGGCTAAATCAAAAACCAACGATGAATCCATAGTAGAGCGGTTTGAAGCATTTACTGGATGCATGGAAATTGCCAACGCGTTCTCAGAACTCAATGATCCACTGGAACAGGAACGACGCTTTATCCAGCAAATGGAAGAATGCCATGGCGAAGATGAGAAATCTGCTGAAAAAATTGACTATGACTTCCTGAAAGCTCTTTCTTATGGCATGCCTCCTACCGGCGGATTGGGATTGGGTATTGATCGATTGGTAATGCTTATCACTAATCAGGGTTCTATCAGAGATGTTATACTGTTTCCACAACTTAAAGAGAGAGGTTAA
- a CDS encoding DUF2779 domain-containing protein, which produces MASKLLSKSKYLAGLRCPLLLWAYIHKPSSFPEVSQTTQHRFDEGNLVGRFAKRLFPRGIDIPVDNFMGNIRQTEKLLNIRKPLFEAGILCGRLYSRADILNPAENNTWDIYEVKSSTGTKETHFHDVAFQKRVYQQSGINIGRCFLIYIDTNYVKYGEVDPMDLFAIEDISSAVEDASIGMEDRIRNMLSIMDSQNSPDGIIGDYCLSPYTCDLKPVCWESLPENPIFELNGNQAKNFLLYEQGIRTINDIPSKISLTRTQAIQKECITTGKFHIDKGEICSFLEKLEYPRYYLEIKTINPAIPIYDGTRPYQHVPFQFSLQIAEQPNALPVHHSFLANSTSDPRLQFAEKLSQLLEPHGSVIVCDYQFKARVLQDLSLAFPRYQKWSEGIIARLIDLLSPFDDFHYYHPSQKDVVSFEKVLPAITSLDYETNSIASESLTGTNFMDLSKENIPVDEVASIRNNLLTRCNQETRAMVEIVKKLTELCIVE; this is translated from the coding sequence TTGGCATCTAAGTTGCTTTCCAAATCAAAATACCTTGCCGGGCTTCGTTGTCCGTTGCTGCTCTGGGCCTACATTCATAAACCATCCAGTTTTCCAGAGGTTAGCCAAACCACCCAGCATCGATTTGATGAAGGCAATCTGGTTGGGCGCTTTGCCAAACGCCTTTTCCCCAGAGGAATCGATATCCCGGTAGATAACTTTATGGGTAATATTCGGCAGACAGAGAAATTGCTTAACATACGCAAGCCTCTTTTTGAAGCAGGAATACTTTGTGGACGCTTATATTCCAGGGCAGATATCCTCAATCCAGCAGAAAACAATACCTGGGATATTTACGAAGTAAAAAGTTCAACAGGCACAAAGGAGACACACTTTCATGATGTCGCATTTCAAAAGCGCGTATATCAGCAATCAGGAATCAACATCGGCCGCTGTTTCCTTATCTATATTGATACGAATTATGTAAAATATGGCGAGGTCGACCCGATGGACCTTTTTGCCATAGAGGACATCTCAAGCGCGGTCGAAGATGCGAGCATCGGAATGGAAGACCGCATTAGAAACATGCTTTCTATTATGGATAGCCAAAATAGCCCTGACGGTATCATCGGCGATTACTGCCTTTCGCCATATACATGTGATCTCAAACCAGTTTGCTGGGAATCCTTACCGGAAAATCCTATTTTTGAATTGAATGGGAATCAAGCAAAGAATTTTTTACTATATGAACAGGGAATACGCACTATCAATGATATACCGAGCAAAATCAGCCTTACCCGCACGCAAGCAATCCAAAAGGAATGTATTACAACAGGAAAATTCCATATAGACAAGGGCGAAATATGCAGCTTTCTGGAAAAGCTTGAGTACCCCAGATATTATCTAGAGATTAAAACCATAAATCCAGCTATCCCGATCTACGATGGCACCCGCCCATATCAACACGTACCGTTTCAATTTTCTCTCCAAATTGCGGAGCAACCAAACGCACTGCCAGTTCACCATTCCTTTCTTGCGAATAGCACCAGCGATCCCCGTCTCCAGTTTGCTGAAAAGCTAAGCCAGTTACTTGAGCCGCATGGCAGCGTAATAGTGTGTGACTATCAGTTTAAGGCAAGAGTCTTACAGGACTTGTCGCTAGCTTTCCCCCGGTACCAAAAATGGTCTGAGGGTATAATTGCCAGACTAATAGACCTGCTCTCACCTTTTGACGATTTTCATTATTATCATCCATCCCAGAAAGATGTGGTGTCATTCGAAAAAGTACTGCCAGCCATTACCAGCTTGGATTATGAGACTAATTCCATAGCTAGTGAGAGTCTGACGGGTACTAATTTTATGGATTTATCCAAGGAAAACATTCCTGTCGATGAGGTAGCTTCCATTCGGAATAACTTACTTACCCGGTGTAATCAGGAAACACGTGCGATGGTTGAAATTGTTAAAAAATTGACAGAACTCTGCATTGTAGAATAG
- a CDS encoding alpha-2-macroglobulin family protein gives MKTKIYKIIALVLATIIITAALPSCHSQPVAAADSYMAIVPEVLHAGRTEALSLSLLSKDTPVTDDVEVNLLKDGKKIVSRSQIISGNGNVLLDIPGDTPEGNYEIQVKGTGFNDKAAITVIRSNLILVETDKPIYKPNQTILMRVLTLDSELLPASEEVTIEVLDAKGIKLFKNTVTTDEWGMAEAELPLSDEPNLGAWKIKVTGAKTSNTLDVQVAEYTLPKYEIKVEVPKEWVLASEPITGKISAEYSFGKPVTGEVTIEALRYVGEWEVYATVNSSIEGEVDFELPAVGYVAGTPASSGQGNIQLNIRVEEKSTGYREETSRILTVTQTPMVLKVIPESQVFKPGLPFKLLLASQTPDSLPVDSKIEVIVNYSNSEFESFKSERQEIDTINGLAFITITPPKNAIALSLDASEISFDSTSMPARTNLVLQASYSPSGNFIHLVQSNEDTPSTGETIIFDIYSTSEARSFYYEVIARGKVLFSDFTTSPHISFTATPLMAPSAKLLVYQILPNSEVAADYLPFNVEASYPNNIEISLSSSKTQPGDEVEIVINTEGEAKVAVAAVDRSVFILAENRMNLEQVFNELEKLYMKPQAEIHELSFYPNATTVGVADVFKSAGVVVMTNNKIPESRSYEAKSGSFLDKIGWWLFGKGEFGLENAGAIPPTAAPQMPTGELALAEIERVRQFFPETWLWFDTITTKDGIAAHTATVPDSITTWMLRAVAVSKTNGLGVAEASLVTFQPFFLTADLPYAAIRGEEFPIRVSVYNYLDTPQQVQISLAEEEWFELQDESIKTLDIAANDIAGASFMIKPIETGTQPIEISARSTQAADALIKTIIIQPEGVAREIVENLMLSAGFHGIIDTSVPELIIDDSGRSYIALTTSVLTQTIDGLEELLQIPFGCGEQNMIVFAPDVYITRYLIDSGQIKPEIMAKAEKLMITGYQRQLTYRRTDGSFSAFGMQDQEGSLWLTAFVLKCFSQAKGLIYIDETVLNEAAQWVISHQNSDGSFDQAGFIHHQDMLGGLKGKNALTAFISIALLEAGENTAAQKATAYLENQVNKITDPYTAAITAYAIELAGSAKASDAYDALMSFAQEDENGLYWGAETIEPEPITSNDPVMPAFQPDVNRSASIENTAYATLALIQHGDDFNASRAAKWLTSKRNAYGGYGSTQDTVITLQALTKYSSGIRSDADLAITLIGIDVNRQININQSNYDVLQIIELPINQLVEINVTGSGDAIGQLVKRFNEPEASHEPAAQMLAIDIDYDATTVEVNDTINISVTLAFNPLPSLEVSEAGMIIADISIPTGFEAITDSLQTIVSNMDNIKRYEIAGRKVIFYIENMKPGEIIDFNFQVKALYPVKAMGVVSTAYSYYKPDIRGESLGESVTIS, from the coding sequence ATGAAAACAAAGATTTATAAAATAATTGCTCTGGTACTGGCAACTATCATCATTACAGCTGCGTTGCCCTCATGCCATAGTCAACCGGTGGCTGCAGCAGATAGCTACATGGCAATTGTGCCAGAAGTATTGCATGCAGGGCGCACCGAAGCCCTTTCATTGTCCCTCCTCTCGAAAGATACCCCGGTAACAGATGATGTTGAAGTAAACCTTCTGAAAGATGGAAAAAAGATTGTTTCCCGTTCGCAAATAATAAGCGGAAACGGCAATGTTTTGTTGGATATCCCCGGGGACACCCCTGAGGGCAATTACGAAATTCAAGTAAAGGGCACCGGTTTTAATGACAAAGCTGCAATCACTGTTATCCGTAGTAATCTGATACTCGTTGAAACTGATAAACCGATTTATAAACCTAATCAAACCATCCTGATGCGTGTGCTAACCCTGGATAGCGAACTGTTACCAGCAAGCGAAGAGGTAACTATCGAGGTGTTAGATGCAAAAGGTATCAAGCTATTTAAAAACACTGTTACCACAGATGAATGGGGAATGGCTGAAGCCGAACTTCCACTCTCTGATGAACCTAACCTTGGAGCCTGGAAAATAAAGGTGACTGGGGCAAAAACCAGTAATACTCTGGATGTACAAGTTGCAGAATATACGCTACCCAAGTATGAAATCAAGGTTGAAGTTCCAAAAGAATGGGTACTCGCCAGCGAACCAATTACCGGGAAGATCTCCGCTGAATACAGCTTTGGTAAACCAGTCACGGGAGAAGTGACCATCGAAGCTCTAAGATACGTTGGAGAATGGGAAGTATATGCCACCGTTAACAGTAGTATTGAAGGAGAGGTCGATTTCGAATTACCAGCGGTTGGTTATGTAGCTGGAACTCCAGCTTCTTCAGGGCAGGGTAATATCCAGCTCAATATACGTGTCGAGGAAAAATCTACCGGTTACCGTGAAGAAACCAGCCGGATTCTTACAGTAACCCAAACACCAATGGTTTTAAAGGTTATTCCGGAAAGCCAGGTGTTCAAGCCGGGTCTTCCTTTTAAGCTTCTGCTTGCCAGCCAAACACCGGATAGCCTCCCGGTTGATTCTAAAATTGAAGTAATTGTTAACTATTCAAACAGTGAATTCGAAAGCTTTAAATCGGAGCGCCAGGAAATAGACACCATAAATGGACTGGCTTTTATTACCATCACCCCTCCTAAAAATGCCATTGCTCTTTCCTTGGACGCCAGTGAAATATCCTTCGATTCTACAAGTATGCCAGCTAGAACCAACCTTGTACTACAGGCATCTTACTCTCCCTCAGGTAATTTCATTCACCTCGTTCAATCAAACGAGGATACTCCCTCAACCGGGGAGACAATCATATTTGATATCTACTCAACTTCCGAAGCCAGAAGTTTTTATTACGAAGTAATAGCCAGAGGGAAAGTTCTTTTTTCTGATTTTACAACCTCTCCCCACATTTCGTTCACCGCCACACCTCTCATGGCACCCTCGGCCAAATTGCTGGTATACCAGATATTACCAAATAGCGAAGTAGCTGCTGATTACCTGCCGTTTAATGTCGAAGCCAGCTACCCCAACAATATAGAAATTTCTTTAAGCAGCAGCAAAACACAACCAGGTGATGAAGTAGAGATCGTGATTAATACGGAAGGAGAGGCAAAAGTCGCAGTAGCAGCGGTTGACCGTTCGGTTTTTATCTTAGCTGAAAATCGCATGAACCTGGAACAGGTTTTTAACGAGCTGGAAAAACTGTATATGAAGCCACAGGCAGAAATTCACGAATTATCTTTCTACCCAAATGCTACTACGGTTGGCGTAGCTGATGTATTTAAAAGCGCCGGGGTAGTTGTGATGACCAATAACAAAATCCCAGAAAGTCGTTCATATGAAGCTAAAAGCGGTTCTTTTTTGGATAAAATCGGTTGGTGGTTATTTGGAAAAGGTGAATTTGGCCTTGAAAATGCTGGTGCCATACCTCCGACTGCCGCTCCGCAAATGCCAACTGGTGAACTTGCCCTGGCAGAAATAGAACGAGTGCGCCAATTCTTCCCCGAAACCTGGCTGTGGTTTGATACTATTACCACCAAAGATGGTATTGCTGCACATACAGCAACTGTACCCGACTCGATTACAACCTGGATGTTGAGAGCTGTTGCCGTTTCTAAGACAAACGGACTAGGTGTAGCTGAAGCTAGCCTGGTAACTTTTCAACCCTTCTTCTTAACCGCCGACCTGCCATATGCAGCTATCAGAGGAGAAGAGTTTCCAATAAGAGTCTCGGTTTATAACTATCTGGATACCCCCCAACAAGTACAGATAAGCCTTGCAGAAGAGGAATGGTTTGAACTGCAGGATGAAAGCATAAAGACTTTAGATATTGCCGCCAATGATATAGCCGGCGCCAGTTTCATGATCAAGCCAATCGAAACAGGCACTCAGCCCATTGAAATCTCTGCCCGATCAACTCAGGCAGCTGATGCACTTATCAAAACAATTATCATACAGCCTGAAGGAGTTGCGCGGGAAATTGTAGAGAATCTAATGCTTTCAGCTGGTTTCCACGGCATAATAGACACTTCTGTACCCGAGCTTATTATCGATGATTCCGGAAGATCTTATATTGCATTGACTACCAGTGTACTAACCCAGACAATCGACGGTCTTGAGGAATTGCTGCAAATACCGTTCGGGTGCGGTGAACAGAACATGATTGTTTTTGCCCCGGACGTCTATATTACCCGTTACCTGATTGACAGCGGCCAAATTAAACCGGAGATTATGGCAAAGGCCGAAAAACTCATGATTACCGGTTATCAGCGTCAACTCACTTACCGCCGCACCGATGGTTCTTTTTCAGCTTTTGGAATGCAGGACCAGGAAGGCAGCCTGTGGCTAACTGCTTTCGTACTCAAATGTTTTTCTCAGGCTAAAGGCCTGATATATATAGATGAAACTGTATTGAACGAAGCTGCGCAATGGGTAATATCCCATCAAAATTCGGATGGATCTTTTGATCAGGCTGGCTTTATACACCATCAGGATATGCTCGGCGGATTGAAAGGTAAAAATGCCCTTACCGCTTTTATCAGCATTGCACTGCTTGAAGCTGGAGAAAATACCGCTGCCCAGAAGGCAACCGCTTACCTGGAGAACCAGGTAAATAAAATTACCGACCCATATACGGCAGCTATCACCGCCTATGCAATAGAGTTAGCCGGATCAGCCAAAGCAAGCGATGCTTATGATGCATTAATGAGTTTTGCCCAGGAAGATGAAAATGGTTTATATTGGGGAGCTGAAACCATCGAACCTGAACCAATAACTAGCAATGATCCCGTCATGCCCGCATTTCAACCCGATGTAAATCGTAGCGCTTCTATTGAGAACACAGCTTACGCAACTCTTGCGCTTATCCAACACGGCGATGACTTCAATGCTTCTCGCGCGGCAAAATGGCTGACTTCGAAACGTAATGCTTACGGTGGTTATGGTTCCACTCAGGATACTGTAATTACCCTCCAGGCACTTACCAAATATTCTTCTGGCATTCGGTCCGATGCAGACCTGGCCATCACTCTGATTGGGATTGATGTCAATCGACAAATAAATATCAATCAATCCAATTACGATGTTTTACAGATTATTGAACTCCCCATCAATCAGCTTGTTGAAATTAATGTAACAGGCAGCGGCGATGCTATTGGGCAGTTAGTTAAACGCTTCAACGAACCAGAGGCAAGCCACGAACCAGCAGCCCAAATGTTAGCGATTGATATCGATTACGACGCCACTACAGTTGAAGTAAACGATACCATCAATATTTCTGTAACACTGGCCTTTAATCCCTTACCCAGCCTTGAAGTATCGGAGGCTGGGATGATTATCGCTGATATCTCGATCCCGACAGGCTTTGAAGCCATAACTGATTCCCTCCAAACAATTGTAAGTAACATGGACAACATCAAGCGATATGAAATTGCCGGTCGTAAGGTCATATTTTATATAGAAAATATGAAACCAGGAGAAATAATAGACTTCAACTTCCAGGTAAAAGCGCTATACCCGGTGAAGGCCATGGGGGTTGTTTCGACAGCATATTCATATTACAAACCTGATATTCGCGGCGAATCCCTTGGTGAATCTGTAACCATTAGTTAA
- a CDS encoding DnaJ domain-containing protein encodes MNFEEACHILGVPTTANAEEIHAQYIYKAQLLHPDKTVNLPERVRHKAEEELKRTNEAYNILKNLENSPADIAPKLKIDPLFISFKDLSPGEKQTARIRVDNTGGAFTRFWTDDSPAPWLKVSEVKSTTANPLPLEIILEATAISSLEIKTRCKLPILLENTGNNTRDREEVTIEIQPARKNQGFPLKIFGPVLKNPFSKGKSTQTSTEKAWMPWLKTALSVLAGYLAGLVIYNISAIGFSIPLITGASAIFAVDKWHRRLTTRFRLVGVLYKLVLNLAVMTLAGLIIWAGVQIFLLSVPADYSAYVFILIVELVIFVYLARVLSENSWRRPKLVPTFFLMLVIAIGFAFFGTEPLATYKDSIVEFSTSLYKQVVSWLGL; translated from the coding sequence ATGAATTTTGAAGAAGCTTGCCATATCCTTGGAGTACCTACCACCGCCAACGCGGAGGAAATTCACGCCCAATATATCTATAAAGCCCAACTTCTTCACCCCGATAAAACAGTTAATCTGCCTGAAAGAGTCCGCCATAAGGCTGAAGAAGAACTCAAGCGGACAAACGAAGCCTATAATATACTCAAGAACCTTGAAAACAGCCCGGCGGATATTGCTCCCAAACTGAAGATTGACCCTCTTTTTATCAGCTTTAAAGATTTATCCCCCGGAGAAAAACAAACCGCACGGATAAGAGTAGATAATACTGGAGGTGCTTTTACCCGGTTCTGGACAGATGATTCTCCAGCGCCATGGCTTAAGGTATCGGAGGTAAAATCAACCACCGCCAATCCTCTTCCGCTGGAAATAATCCTGGAAGCTACTGCGATAAGCTCCCTGGAAATAAAAACCCGATGCAAGCTCCCAATACTCCTGGAAAACACTGGCAATAATACCCGAGACCGGGAGGAAGTGACCATCGAAATACAGCCGGCTCGTAAAAACCAGGGATTTCCGTTAAAAATATTTGGCCCGGTGCTTAAAAATCCTTTCAGTAAAGGTAAATCAACACAAACCTCCACCGAAAAAGCCTGGATGCCCTGGTTAAAAACAGCGTTGTCAGTCCTGGCTGGCTATCTTGCCGGGCTAGTAATATATAACATCAGCGCCATCGGGTTTTCCATACCACTCATAACCGGAGCGTCTGCAATATTTGCAGTTGATAAGTGGCACCGCCGGCTTACCACGCGTTTCAGACTAGTAGGTGTACTCTATAAATTGGTGCTAAACCTGGCTGTAATGACGCTGGCCGGATTGATTATCTGGGCGGGTGTTCAGATATTCCTGTTAAGTGTTCCTGCAGATTACTCCGCTTATGTTTTTATACTGATAGTCGAACTGGTAATATTTGTATATCTAGCCCGAGTTCTCTCTGAAAACAGCTGGCGCCGCCCTAAACTCGTCCCGACTTTTTTCCTGATGCTGGTTATTGCAATCGGCTTTGCATTTTTTGGAACAGAACCTCTAGCAACCTATAAAGACAGTATAGTAGAATTCTCCACCTCTCTTTATAAACAAGTAGTGAGTTGGCTCGGTCTCTAA
- a CDS encoding VWA domain-containing protein, with amino-acid sequence MFEKKGIELVNTGTPPEVSITIGNTTLKHEGMPVGMRLERDIAYVYLAIDTSASMTGTKLEQAKNGALVFSEDAFNKGYHVGLINFSSSAKHVCAPTNNLKVLAMHIKGMQASGSTNMAEAIKMAHYHLDKKDKTQVIVIATDGRPDNKRNAIKEAEKAKADNIDMITIGTDDAEQDFLKILATRAELGSKVTREVFSQAISDASQLLPPPGSITKR; translated from the coding sequence ATGTTTGAGAAGAAGGGAATAGAGCTAGTTAATACCGGCACGCCTCCTGAAGTATCGATTACCATAGGCAATACTACCCTCAAGCATGAAGGTATGCCGGTCGGTATGCGGCTCGAGAGGGATATTGCCTATGTTTACCTGGCAATAGACACTTCTGCCAGCATGACAGGAACAAAACTGGAACAAGCCAAAAATGGAGCTCTGGTTTTTAGTGAAGATGCCTTTAATAAAGGCTACCATGTTGGGCTAATCAACTTCAGTTCGAGCGCAAAACACGTATGTGCCCCAACTAATAATTTAAAAGTGCTCGCAATGCATATCAAGGGCATGCAAGCCAGCGGTTCAACAAATATGGCCGAAGCTATAAAGATGGCACATTATCATCTTGATAAAAAAGACAAAACTCAAGTAATTGTAATAGCTACCGATGGCCGCCCGGATAATAAACGTAACGCTATCAAGGAAGCCGAGAAGGCTAAGGCGGACAATATTGATATGATTACCATCGGTACCGATGATGCTGAGCAGGATTTTTTAAAAATACTGGCAACTCGCGCTGAGCTGGGAAGTAAAGTCACCCGGGAAGTCTTTTCCCAGGCAATCTCGGACGCTTCCCAACTTTTACCTCCTCCAGGATCGATAACCAAGCGTTAG